A DNA window from Desulforegula conservatrix Mb1Pa contains the following coding sequences:
- a CDS encoding TetR/AcrR family transcriptional regulator has translation MLEAAIRIFARNGFFSSTISQIAKEAGVADGTIYLYFKNKDDILLQFFSYKAKEIFDGFWMAVDEGKNSVEKLRNLVKSHLAAFQSDIDMAMVFQSETKGNHQMRDQLNEMTRKYLSALGDILEQGQDEGLFSKELYMGLTKRFILGAVNEVINTWVSSGGKYDLVSMGDPLVNLVINGIGAGEKLAPTGP, from the coding sequence ATCCTCGAAGCAGCTATCCGCATTTTTGCCCGTAATGGTTTTTTCAGCTCGACAATATCCCAGATCGCCAAAGAAGCCGGTGTGGCTGACGGAACTATATATCTGTATTTCAAAAACAAAGACGATATTCTTCTTCAGTTTTTTTCCTATAAGGCCAAGGAAATTTTCGACGGATTCTGGATGGCTGTGGATGAAGGTAAAAATTCTGTTGAAAAGCTCAGAAATCTGGTTAAAAGTCATCTGGCAGCATTCCAGTCTGATATAGATATGGCCATGGTTTTCCAGTCCGAGACCAAAGGAAATCATCAGATGCGAGACCAGCTAAATGAAATGACAAGAAAATATCTGAGCGCCCTGGGTGATATCCTGGAACAGGGTCAGGATGAGGGATTATTCAGTAAAGAACTGTATATGGGCCTCACGAAGAGATTTATTCTTGGCGCGGTAAATGAAGTAATCAATACCTGGGTTTCTTCCGGCGGCAAATATGATCTTGTCAGCATGGGGGATCCTTTGGTTAATCTAGTTATAAACGGTATAGGCGCAGGGGAAAAATTGGCCCCAACAGGGCCTTAA
- the dnaB gene encoding replicative DNA helicase, whose product MAYSDSSSQGRYPQNVEAEESVISAVLLDNSTLIDVVEILSPDDFYKPSHKKIFAAVSDLFAKSEPVDLVTLSEMLQKKGQLEEIGGASYLARIIDTAPMAVNARHYAKIIKDKAVLGRLINKASTIIQKCHDSQVDVEDAIDFAETAIFEASGDKIKPSFYSISNIIQTNIDTLEDRQNKNEIYTGTPAGFRQLDNMTSGLQNSDLIILAARPSMGKTAFALNIARNTAFISKKPVAVFSLEMSKEQLSMRMLASEARVDSSLIRNGKFSSSDWHRITEAAGILSDAPIFIDDSPDLTAMEIRAKSRRLKMEKDLGLIIIDYLQLMRGRAGSESRTIEVSEISRSLKALAKELQVPVIALSQLNRMLEQRSDKRPIMSDLRESGALEQDADLVMFIYRDEVYNKDENNPNKGKAEIIIAKQRNGPVGTVHLAFLGQYTRFEDLAYEPYHG is encoded by the coding sequence ATGGCATACTCAGACTCAAGCTCACAGGGACGATATCCTCAAAATGTTGAGGCCGAAGAGTCGGTCATTAGCGCTGTACTTCTTGACAATTCAACCCTTATTGATGTTGTTGAAATACTGTCACCAGATGATTTTTACAAGCCTTCACATAAAAAAATATTTGCTGCTGTCTCTGATCTTTTTGCTAAGAGTGAACCTGTTGACCTTGTAACTCTCTCTGAAATGCTCCAGAAAAAAGGACAGCTCGAAGAAATCGGCGGAGCATCGTATCTTGCAAGAATCATCGACACTGCGCCCATGGCTGTCAACGCCAGACATTACGCAAAGATCATTAAGGACAAGGCCGTCCTTGGAAGACTGATTAATAAAGCATCCACAATCATTCAAAAATGCCATGACAGCCAGGTGGATGTCGAAGATGCCATAGATTTTGCTGAAACAGCTATATTCGAAGCATCGGGCGATAAAATAAAACCTTCGTTTTACTCAATAAGTAATATCATCCAGACAAATATAGATACTCTTGAAGATCGCCAGAACAAAAACGAGATTTATACAGGAACCCCTGCCGGCTTCAGGCAATTAGACAATATGACTTCTGGTCTTCAGAATTCGGATCTTATTATCCTTGCAGCACGTCCAAGTATGGGTAAAACCGCTTTTGCACTTAACATTGCAAGAAACACGGCCTTCATCTCCAAAAAGCCAGTAGCTGTATTCTCCCTTGAAATGTCCAAGGAACAGCTTTCCATGCGTATGCTTGCTTCAGAAGCAAGGGTCGACTCATCCCTTATAAGAAACGGTAAATTTTCTTCGAGCGACTGGCACAGAATCACCGAAGCCGCTGGTATTCTGAGTGATGCTCCTATATTTATTGATGATTCACCAGACCTTACTGCCATGGAAATACGTGCAAAATCGAGGCGTCTTAAAATGGAAAAAGATCTTGGCCTTATCATAATTGACTACCTCCAGCTTATGAGGGGCAGAGCAGGATCTGAATCCAGAACCATAGAAGTGTCGGAAATTTCAAGATCACTCAAGGCCCTGGCCAAAGAGCTTCAGGTTCCTGTGATTGCTCTTTCCCAGCTTAACCGAATGCTTGAGCAGAGGAGTGACAAGCGTCCCATAATGTCCGACCTTCGCGAGTCAGGTGCACTCGAACAGGATGCTGACCTCGTAATGTTCATTTACAGGGATGAGGTTTACAACAAGGATGAAAACAACCCTAATAAGGGCAAGGCTGAAATAATCATAGCAAAACAGAGAAACGGCCCTGTAGGAACCGTGCACCTTGCTTTTTTAGGCCAGTATACACGATTTGAAGATCTGGCTTATGAGCCGTATCATGGCTAA
- a CDS encoding (Fe-S)-binding protein — translation MEPVLIAPDSFSFLGIPTIILSAIIPMVGVGLFTYIMAKRIQPLLNARKDARFDSIPERIMKVVLIYLAQLRQPRYMMAGVLHIIIFFGFLSLALRSTQLVVIGMFNDFIVPGFGGILGKIYNVIKDYMATAVFGACLVAAIRRGIFQPERYSVPKRFGKDHTAEAVFVLAIIMTLMCSESMFESAYVAAEIKSGAEHVAFMAPGTLAWFFMKMLVYKGASMETLQTLHVASYYVHDFVFFFFLCFLPMGKHFHVITSIFNVYFMRIKTGNIKPIQYGVADDKIEDLPYFGVKKLEDFTWKHILDFYSCADCGRCSDQCPARTVGRSLSPRFISIKGRDAIFKQYPLMGEGHKQEGLIIGSIYDEDEIWSCTTCGACEQECPIGIEYIDKIVDMRRAMVDEGMVPQTLQKPLQAISKRGNPWGKVEKKRAEWAEDKEFAANCPVKRFDNGDKAETLYFVDSITSYDDRMRNIAKSTALVLNHVGEDFGVLGKDEKDSGNEVRRFGEELMFQDLKNHNTEMIKETGCKRIVTSDPHALNALKNDYGTLNDTPIEHISQTILREIKSGKVRLRKIEDDTKVYTYHDPCYLGRHNGIYDEPRDVLDAIPGLKRVEMLKSRDRSFCCSGGGLMLFYEPHEEERMAVLRVKMAATAGANVIVTACPFCLVNMEDAIKVANLEGKMEALDFVELVEKHIIR, via the coding sequence ATGGAACCTGTTTTAATTGCTCCAGATAGTTTTAGTTTTCTGGGAATCCCCACGATCATTCTGTCGGCTATTATTCCGATGGTTGGCGTGGGCCTTTTTACCTACATCATGGCAAAGCGCATTCAGCCTTTGCTGAACGCCAGGAAAGATGCAAGATTTGACAGCATTCCTGAGCGTATCATGAAAGTTGTTCTCATCTATCTTGCCCAGCTTCGTCAGCCAAGATATATGATGGCAGGCGTACTTCATATCATAATATTCTTTGGTTTCTTAAGTCTTGCTCTCCGCTCAACCCAGCTCGTTGTCATTGGTATGTTTAATGACTTCATTGTTCCTGGTTTCGGCGGAATCCTTGGCAAGATCTACAATGTAATTAAAGATTATATGGCAACAGCTGTTTTCGGCGCTTGTCTTGTTGCCGCAATCCGCCGCGGAATTTTCCAGCCAGAGCGTTACTCAGTTCCAAAGCGTTTCGGTAAAGATCATACTGCAGAAGCTGTTTTCGTACTTGCGATCATCATGACCCTCATGTGCAGTGAGTCAATGTTCGAATCTGCGTATGTCGCAGCAGAAATCAAGTCTGGCGCAGAGCATGTTGCTTTCATGGCTCCTGGTACACTTGCATGGTTCTTCATGAAAATGCTTGTTTACAAGGGCGCTTCCATGGAAACCCTCCAGACACTCCATGTGGCAAGCTATTATGTCCATGATTTCGTATTCTTTTTCTTTCTTTGTTTCCTTCCTATGGGTAAGCACTTTCATGTTATCACATCGATCTTCAACGTATACTTCATGCGTATCAAAACAGGGAATATCAAGCCAATTCAGTACGGTGTTGCTGATGACAAGATAGAAGATCTTCCTTATTTCGGCGTAAAGAAACTTGAAGACTTCACATGGAAGCATATACTTGATTTCTACAGCTGTGCAGACTGCGGTCGCTGTTCAGATCAGTGTCCTGCAAGAACAGTAGGCCGTTCGCTTTCACCTCGTTTTATATCCATCAAGGGTCGTGACGCGATATTCAAGCAGTATCCGCTCATGGGCGAAGGCCACAAGCAGGAAGGTCTCATTATCGGAAGCATTTATGATGAAGATGAAATTTGGTCATGTACAACATGCGGTGCCTGTGAACAGGAATGCCCAATCGGAATCGAATATATTGACAAGATTGTTGATATGCGTCGTGCCATGGTTGATGAAGGCATGGTTCCACAGACACTCCAGAAACCTCTTCAGGCTATATCAAAACGCGGTAACCCATGGGGCAAGGTTGAGAAGAAACGTGCAGAATGGGCGGAAGACAAAGAATTTGCCGCTAATTGCCCTGTCAAGAGATTTGATAATGGTGATAAGGCTGAAACACTTTACTTTGTTGACTCCATCACCTCATATGATGACCGTATGAGAAACATTGCCAAGTCAACCGCTCTTGTTCTTAACCATGTTGGTGAAGATTTCGGCGTACTTGGTAAAGATGAAAAAGATTCTGGTAACGAAGTTCGCAGATTCGGTGAAGAACTCATGTTCCAGGATCTCAAGAACCACAATACTGAAATGATCAAGGAAACCGGCTGCAAGAGAATCGTTACATCCGACCCTCATGCGCTAAATGCTCTCAAGAATGATTACGGCACACTCAATGATACTCCGATTGAGCACATCAGCCAGACCATTCTTCGTGAAATAAAGAGTGGCAAGGTCAGACTCAGGAAGATTGAAGACGATACAAAAGTATACACTTATCATGATCCTTGCTACCTAGGACGCCATAATGGCATATATGACGAGCCTCGTGATGTTCTTGATGCAATTCCTGGTCTCAAGCGCGTTGAAATGCTCAAAAGCCGTGATCGTTCATTCTGTTGTTCTGGTGGTGGTCTCATGCTTTTCTATGAGCCACACGAAGAAGAACGTATGGCTGTTCTCCGTGTCAAGATGGCAGCAACCGCAGGTGCTAATGTAATTGTAACTGCATGTCCTTTCTGCCTTGTTAACATGGAAGATGCAATCAAGGTTGCAAACCTTGAAGGCAAGATGGAAGCTCTTGATTTCGTAGAGCTTGTTGAAAAACATATAATCCGGTAA
- a CDS encoding acyl-CoA dehydrogenase, with the protein MAQQICDRRDVDFVLHEQLNVTELSKNEKFASYNKKTVDMIVTEARKLAINEILPTMVEGDRQGCTFENGQVKIPKPFYKLWEIFKDGEWVAMTEEPEWGGQGMPRSVALAASEHFNGANYPFMMYPGLTHGCGKLIESFGTDEQKKVFLKNVYTGKWTGTMLLTEACAGSDVGALETVAKKNADGTYNIEGNKIFISGGEHDMADNIIHPVLARIEGAPEGTRGISLFLVPKFLVNADGSIGAFNNVECTGIEHKMGIHGNATCSLALGAKGPCLGTLLGEENKGMSHMFLMMNEARQLVGLQGFGCASASYVNAVGYAKERVQGKAITNPKGPGVPIIQHPDVRRQLMIMKSYVEGMRSILYYLAYCHDMSVVCTDHEEKEMWEGLTEVLTPIGKGYVTDKAFEVCSHGMQVYGGYGFVEEYPQAQLLRDCRITLIYEGTNGIQSMDLLGRKLGMKKGKIFMDFMAQMNKTIKMAKEIPALNDLTAKVEKAVNKMGEVAMHMAKTAMTDKVLNAFAFSHPFLEACGDVTVAWMLLWRAAVAQPKIGQKKKDDAFYEGIVKSLQYFANSVLPVTHGKMEAILACDGAVNEIHEDAFAS; encoded by the coding sequence ATGGCTCAACAGATTTGTGACCGCAGGGATGTTGATTTTGTTCTTCATGAACAGCTCAACGTAACCGAACTCAGCAAGAATGAAAAGTTCGCTTCATACAACAAAAAGACCGTTGATATGATCGTGACTGAAGCACGCAAGCTTGCCATCAATGAAATTCTTCCTACAATGGTTGAAGGCGACCGTCAGGGATGTACATTTGAAAATGGTCAGGTGAAAATTCCGAAGCCTTTTTACAAACTTTGGGAAATATTCAAAGATGGCGAATGGGTTGCAATGACCGAGGAACCGGAGTGGGGCGGTCAGGGAATGCCAAGATCCGTTGCTCTTGCCGCAAGTGAACATTTCAACGGAGCAAACTATCCTTTCATGATGTATCCAGGCCTTACCCATGGCTGCGGAAAGCTCATCGAAAGCTTTGGTACTGACGAGCAGAAAAAAGTTTTCCTCAAGAATGTTTATACAGGAAAATGGACAGGCACCATGCTTCTTACCGAGGCATGCGCTGGCTCTGACGTTGGCGCCCTCGAAACAGTTGCCAAAAAGAACGCTGACGGCACATACAATATCGAAGGAAACAAGATATTCATTTCCGGCGGCGAGCATGATATGGCTGACAACATCATCCATCCGGTTCTCGCTCGTATCGAAGGCGCTCCGGAAGGCACAAGAGGCATATCTCTTTTCCTTGTTCCTAAATTCCTTGTTAATGCTGACGGAAGCATCGGCGCATTCAATAATGTTGAATGTACGGGGATTGAGCACAAAATGGGTATTCATGGCAATGCTACCTGCTCTCTTGCCCTCGGAGCAAAAGGGCCATGCTTAGGCACTCTCCTTGGTGAAGAAAACAAGGGTATGAGCCACATGTTCCTCATGATGAATGAAGCGCGTCAGCTTGTTGGTCTTCAGGGTTTCGGATGTGCGTCAGCTTCATATGTGAACGCAGTTGGTTATGCCAAGGAACGTGTTCAGGGCAAGGCCATAACAAATCCAAAAGGACCCGGCGTTCCAATTATCCAGCATCCTGACGTAAGACGTCAGCTTATGATCATGAAGTCTTATGTGGAAGGCATGAGAAGCATTCTTTATTATCTTGCTTACTGCCATGACATGTCAGTGGTTTGCACAGATCATGAAGAGAAGGAAATGTGGGAAGGTCTTACAGAAGTTCTTACTCCGATAGGAAAGGGCTATGTTACTGACAAGGCTTTCGAAGTTTGCTCTCATGGTATGCAGGTATACGGCGGATATGGCTTTGTTGAAGAATATCCCCAGGCACAGCTTCTCCGCGACTGCCGCATTACCCTTATTTATGAAGGAACAAACGGAATTCAGTCCATGGACCTCCTTGGCCGTAAGCTTGGCATGAAAAAAGGCAAGATTTTCATGGATTTCATGGCCCAGATGAACAAGACCATAAAGATGGCAAAAGAAATTCCTGCTCTCAATGATCTTACGGCAAAAGTTGAAAAAGCAGTTAATAAGATGGGTGAAGTTGCTATGCATATGGCAAAGACAGCCATGACTGATAAAGTTCTCAATGCATTTGCTTTCTCTCATCCGTTCCTTGAGGCTTGCGGTGATGTAACTGTTGCGTGGATGCTTCTGTGGCGCGCGGCTGTTGCTCAGCCCAAAATTGGCCAGAAGAAAAAAGATGACGCTTTCTATGAAGGCATTGTGAAATCTCTCCAGTATTTTGCAAACAGCGTACTTCCTGTAACTCATGGTAAGATGGAAGCGATTCTTGCCTGTGATGGAGCTGTAAATGAAATTCATGAGGATGCATTTGCTTCCTAA
- a CDS encoding electron transfer flavoprotein subunit beta/FixA family protein — MEILVCVKRVPDTAENEIVLNSDGNDIERDDLVYSVNEWDNYAVEEAIRIVEEKGGCVTVVTVGDDDADEVLRREMAMGAEKAILLKDDAFEGSDAKGIATILAACVKKGNYDLVLSGAQADQGFAAVGGMMAAILDYPYASLVNKIEIGSGNITVGREIEGGNQEMNEMALPCVLSIQTGINEPRYVGVRGIRKVASVDIPVFGAGDLGLDAASVGEGAAKVKRVDYFIPETGEGAEMLTGSTDDIISKLIEIMKANGGL, encoded by the coding sequence ATGGAAATTCTCGTATGTGTTAAAAGAGTTCCTGATACGGCGGAAAACGAGATCGTTCTCAATTCCGACGGAAACGACATCGAGCGCGATGACCTCGTTTACTCTGTAAACGAGTGGGACAACTATGCAGTTGAAGAAGCAATCCGTATAGTTGAAGAAAAAGGCGGATGCGTTACTGTTGTAACTGTTGGCGATGATGATGCAGACGAAGTTCTTCGTCGTGAAATGGCTATGGGCGCAGAAAAAGCTATCCTTCTTAAGGATGACGCTTTCGAAGGTTCAGATGCTAAAGGTATTGCTACCATTCTTGCTGCTTGCGTAAAGAAAGGTAACTATGACCTCGTTCTCAGCGGTGCTCAGGCAGATCAGGGTTTTGCGGCAGTTGGCGGTATGATGGCTGCTATCCTTGATTATCCTTATGCTTCACTTGTAAACAAGATTGAAATCGGTTCAGGCAATATCACTGTTGGCCGTGAAATCGAAGGCGGAAATCAGGAAATGAACGAAATGGCTCTTCCATGCGTTCTTTCTATCCAGACTGGTATCAACGAGCCACGCTATGTTGGTGTTCGTGGTATACGTAAGGTTGCTTCCGTAGATATTCCAGTTTTCGGCGCCGGCGATCTTGGACTTGACGCAGCTTCAGTTGGTGAAGGCGCTGCAAAAGTTAAGCGTGTTGATTATTTCATCCCTGAAACCGGCGAAGGCGCAGAAATGCTCACCGGCAGCACTGATGATATCATCAGCAAACTCATTGAAATCATGAAAGCAAACGGAGGACTGTAA
- the hflX gene encoding GTPase HflX: MKELSGNLSGLASSQIKKIQKLYDNKISSEFLISQPVLERLVALSHEIRRQIGLLVNREGRIENVMIGDAHQIMIPETPDYKATPGRLKGLRCVHTHLDDSPLTRDDLTDLALLRLDMIASVTVRQDGRPGFIYTATIKSDPSSQPPYEIFPPITQANLDMDCKNYIYTLEAGITKTGSLYEARADQEKAILVSVSSQKKDYAQAALNELYELAVSNDIFVIDTILQQKSKPDPKFLMGKGKLSDVSILAMQKSATMIVFDQELTPAQIRSITDYIDLKVIDRTQLILDIFSQRAKSREGKLQVELAQMKYLLPRLATKNTAMSRLTGGIGGRGPGETKLEINRRRARESIEKMTKDLKLVQKHREQQRAKRNRMGLPVFSIVGYTNAGKSTLLNSLTQSEIYTKDQLFATLDPSSRKLRFPQEIEAIITDTVGFIRDLPKELVVAFRATLEELESADVLVHVIDISNPACMEQIESVEKILGQLHLEDIPIIPVLNKMDLLDHETVDIMSKKLGGIPVCAKDRKTLNPLFDKMAEYAVLKLRGAEEPDENLEYE, from the coding sequence ATGAAAGAATTATCAGGAAACCTGTCAGGGCTTGCCTCAAGCCAGATTAAAAAAATCCAGAAGCTTTATGACAACAAAATAAGTTCTGAATTTTTAATCTCACAGCCAGTTCTGGAGCGTCTGGTAGCACTGTCCCATGAAATAAGACGCCAGATAGGCCTTCTGGTTAACAGAGAAGGCAGAATCGAAAATGTAATGATTGGTGACGCGCACCAGATAATGATCCCGGAAACGCCCGACTACAAGGCGACTCCAGGGAGGCTCAAGGGTCTGCGCTGCGTTCACACCCATCTTGATGATTCACCACTCACAAGAGACGATCTCACAGACCTTGCTCTTCTAAGATTAGACATGATTGCCTCTGTGACTGTGAGACAAGATGGTAGGCCTGGTTTTATCTATACAGCCACAATAAAGTCTGATCCGAGCAGTCAGCCACCATACGAGATTTTCCCGCCAATCACCCAGGCCAATCTCGATATGGATTGCAAGAATTATATTTATACTCTTGAAGCAGGCATAACTAAAACAGGAAGTCTTTATGAGGCCCGCGCTGATCAGGAAAAAGCTATTCTTGTAAGTGTCTCATCTCAAAAAAAAGATTACGCCCAGGCTGCCCTGAACGAGCTTTATGAGCTTGCAGTTTCCAATGATATTTTTGTCATAGACACAATTCTGCAGCAGAAATCGAAACCTGATCCAAAATTCCTAATGGGAAAAGGAAAACTCAGCGATGTAAGCATTCTTGCCATGCAAAAATCTGCAACAATGATCGTCTTTGACCAGGAACTAACACCTGCTCAAATCCGTTCAATTACAGATTATATAGACCTCAAGGTTATAGACAGAACCCAGCTTATCCTAGATATTTTTTCCCAGAGAGCAAAAAGCAGGGAGGGAAAACTCCAGGTGGAACTTGCCCAGATGAAATATCTTCTCCCCCGTCTTGCGACTAAAAACACGGCCATGAGCAGACTCACAGGCGGAATCGGAGGAAGAGGACCAGGAGAGACTAAGCTTGAGATCAATCGAAGGCGGGCAAGGGAAAGTATAGAAAAAATGACCAAAGACCTTAAGCTCGTACAAAAACACAGGGAACAGCAAAGAGCCAAAAGAAACAGGATGGGACTGCCGGTTTTTTCCATCGTTGGATACACAAACGCAGGTAAGTCAACCCTGCTGAACAGTCTTACCCAAAGTGAGATTTATACCAAAGATCAGCTCTTTGCCACCCTTGACCCTTCAAGCAGAAAACTTAGATTCCCCCAGGAAATAGAAGCAATAATAACAGATACTGTCGGCTTTATAAGGGATCTTCCAAAAGAGCTTGTTGTTGCATTCAGGGCAACACTTGAGGAGCTTGAATCGGCAGATGTGCTTGTTCATGTCATAGACATCAGTAATCCGGCATGCATGGAACAGATTGAATCCGTAGAAAAGATACTCGGCCAGCTTCATCTTGAAGATATTCCCATCATACCGGTTCTGAACAAAATGGATCTTCTTGACCATGAGACAGTGGATATAATGTCAAAAAAGCTGGGAGGGATCCCTGTGTGTGCAAAAGACAGAAAAACGCTGAACCCCCTTTTTGATAAGATGGCTGAATACGCTGTTCTCAAGCTAAGGGGAGCAGAAGAACCCGATGAAAACCTTGAATATGAATAA
- a CDS encoding GGDEF domain-containing protein gives MNESLHAFYSTSEIEQRKKLYTFAKIHENIIADCSKLLENSINEINIKFFEWIYDRDEFYEIKDKHPELEKYTKPLNEYIRSLFSGSYDETYANNRIELIIGNIQNGVPFKYYQSFLFIIKNIIVDVISRKAGGSPSLFAITGAFDRLLMLEISIAYDFYIDNAVKNAIPEEIATVSNPETNAMKPAQFAMAYFKVAAKNKELQEAVKRESGKNPFAMAYFKVASKHIPKPPSKNVIKDNRNMNPMVLAYYKVVNRARELQEMSRRDALTGLFNKTIFKSFLQRNISFSKRISFPISIAFFDLDDFKKINDTLGHQKGDEILMTIGGVLTGTMRDVDRAFRFGGDEFCVVFPGTPAKSACLFFDRFKEGLNAIFPEVSVSIGIAQTGPHVFHEADDLIKRADNLMYEAKKVKGFYIEYDSVGYSPGEPEVTDLPPIPDNDSLLE, from the coding sequence ATGAATGAATCCCTCCATGCATTTTATTCAACTTCAGAAATAGAACAGAGAAAAAAGCTGTATACCTTTGCTAAAATTCATGAAAATATCATTGCCGACTGTAGCAAACTACTTGAAAATTCAATAAATGAGATAAATATCAAATTCTTCGAATGGATATACGATAGAGACGAATTTTACGAAATTAAAGATAAACATCCTGAACTTGAAAAATATACTAAGCCTTTGAACGAATATATCAGATCACTTTTTTCAGGAAGCTACGATGAAACATATGCAAATAATAGAATTGAACTTATAATTGGTAATATTCAAAATGGGGTTCCGTTTAAATATTACCAGTCATTTTTGTTTATTATAAAAAACATAATTGTTGATGTTATTTCCAGAAAGGCTGGAGGATCACCATCTCTATTTGCAATCACAGGAGCGTTTGACAGACTGCTAATGCTTGAAATTTCCATTGCCTATGATTTTTATATCGATAACGCAGTTAAAAATGCGATTCCTGAAGAAATTGCAACTGTATCTAATCCGGAAACAAATGCAATGAAGCCAGCTCAGTTTGCCATGGCTTATTTCAAAGTAGCTGCTAAGAACAAGGAGCTTCAGGAAGCCGTCAAACGTGAATCCGGTAAAAACCCTTTTGCCATGGCATATTTCAAGGTTGCTTCCAAGCATATTCCAAAGCCACCTTCCAAGAATGTAATCAAAGACAACAGAAATATGAACCCGATGGTTCTTGCATATTATAAGGTAGTTAACAGGGCTAGGGAGCTTCAGGAGATGAGCAGGCGTGACGCCCTCACAGGTCTTTTTAATAAGACAATTTTTAAAAGCTTTCTTCAGCGAAATATTTCCTTTTCAAAAAGAATTTCTTTCCCCATATCCATTGCTTTTTTTGATCTGGATGATTTCAAGAAGATAAATGATACGCTGGGACATCAGAAAGGGGATGAGATTTTGATGACAATCGGAGGCGTACTGACAGGAACCATGAGGGATGTAGACAGGGCATTCCGCTTTGGCGGAGATGAGTTTTGCGTTGTTTTTCCTGGTACCCCGGCCAAGAGTGCCTGCCTTTTTTTTGACAGATTCAAAGAAGGTCTGAATGCGATATTTCCTGAGGTGTCTGTAAGCATTGGGATAGCTCAGACCGGGCCCCATGTTTTTCATGAGGCGGATGATCTGATTAAAAGAGCTGATAATCTTATGTACGAAGCAAAGAAGGTAAAAGGCTTTTACATAGAATATGACAGTGTCGGATACTCGCCAGGGGAACCAGAAGTCACGGATCTCCCGCCTATACCTGACAATGATTCATTATTGGAATAA
- a CDS encoding electron transfer flavoprotein subunit alpha/FixB family protein, translated as MAQVFAYVSHKNGAVDDTAKELLAAAKKFTDASVTGIVVGSGVDAVAAEAAKIFAEVIKIDNAALAYPNAEVVRKALVNVLPAGSVVLFAHDTFAMDLAPGLSIKLGGAFASDIVDIEGADGNTVKLIRQEFSGSVSTHTTIDISTGAVINMRPGAVAAADATAAGTVVDKSAAAGDLASKRTFLKVVEPEAGDVDITKADVLVSIGRGIQDQENIQIAVDLKEAIGAAAEVSCSRPIVDAKWMDASRQVGTSGKTVKPKIYMACGISGSFQHMGGVKGGFIIAINKNPNAPIFQVANVGIEADIVEFLPALAEKIGEMK; from the coding sequence ATGGCACAGGTTTTCGCTTATGTTTCTCATAAGAATGGCGCTGTAGATGATACAGCCAAAGAACTTCTTGCTGCTGCTAAAAAGTTCACCGATGCTTCAGTTACCGGTATAGTTGTTGGTTCCGGTGTTGACGCGGTTGCTGCTGAAGCGGCTAAAATTTTTGCAGAAGTTATTAAAATTGATAACGCTGCTCTTGCATATCCAAATGCAGAAGTTGTTCGTAAGGCACTTGTTAACGTACTTCCTGCCGGAAGCGTTGTACTTTTTGCCCATGATACTTTCGCAATGGATCTTGCTCCTGGCCTTTCCATCAAACTTGGCGGCGCGTTTGCTTCCGATATCGTTGATATCGAAGGCGCTGACGGCAATACCGTTAAGCTTATTCGTCAGGAATTCAGCGGTAGCGTAAGCACTCACACCACCATAGATATTTCTACTGGTGCTGTAATCAATATGCGTCCGGGTGCAGTTGCTGCGGCTGATGCAACAGCTGCTGGTACAGTTGTTGACAAGTCTGCCGCTGCTGGTGATCTTGCTTCAAAGCGTACTTTCCTCAAGGTTGTTGAGCCTGAAGCAGGTGATGTTGATATCACCAAAGCTGATGTTCTTGTATCAATCGGCCGTGGTATTCAGGATCAGGAAAACATCCAGATTGCAGTTGATCTTAAAGAAGCAATTGGAGCGGCAGCTGAAGTTTCCTGCTCACGTCCAATAGTTGATGCTAAATGGATGGATGCTTCACGCCAGGTTGGTACATCAGGTAAAACTGTTAAGCCAAAGATTTACATGGCTTGTGGTATATCCGGCTCGTTCCAGCACATGGGCGGCGTAAAGGGTGGTTTTATTATTGCTATCAATAAAAACCCTAACGCTCCTATCTTCCAGGTTGCAAATGTTGGTATAGAAGCTGACATCGTTGAATTCCTTCCAGCACTTGCTGAGAAGATCGGCGAGATGAAATAG